TTCCACGCCTGCATATAGGTCTCCTGCACCAAATCCTCCGCCTCTTCCCGCTCCCCAACTATCCGGTACGCGCTCCGGTATAAATCTCCCATATACGGCAGCGCCTCCTGCTCAAAATTTTCGGTTGATACGTTCATCATTAAACTCCCCTTTTCTACTTGCGTTTAAAGTATTCCTTCTGCTGGTTTCGATTGATTATTTTTATTTTGACCACAGGGCGAACCGACAACTTTCAATTGTTCAAGCAGGAAAGGTGAACAGTTGATGAAGGTCACCTGTTTTTCCAGTAACTCTTGAAAGAGGGTGAGACCATTGCGGTCAATAAAATAGACTTCCGATAAATCCATCACCAGTTTGCAATTTCTGGCAAATATGGCGTCGCATGCATTTCGCACTTCTGTAATTAATCGCCCGACAATGCGACCTTCGAGTTTCAACGTCGTGGTGTCATTGGTGGCGTTGCATTCTGAAATCCTTAACATTTTCTTTTCTCCTCAAAATCTCTGACGCGGAGAGTAATGGCAACGGATGTGCCACAAGGTTCAGTGCCGCCTTGAAAATTTTATCTGTTGAAATACTGGGATTTATTTTTATTTG
The nucleotide sequence above comes from Acidobacteriota bacterium. Encoded proteins:
- a CDS encoding sigma factor, with translation MMNVSTENFEQEALPYMGDLYRSAYRIVGEREEAEDLVQETYMQAW